Sequence from the Candidatus Neomarinimicrobiota bacterium genome:
TGGCCCGCTACGGCATCAGCACGGCCCGCTCCTTCGGCGTCAAGGCCGCCGACATCAAGGCCCTCAGCCGCCGCTATAAGGGCGACCAGGCCTTGGCCCTGACCCTGTGGGCCAGCGGCTACCGGGATGCGCGTATCCTGGCCACTTATATCGCCGACCCCCAGGCCTTCACGCCCAAACAAATGGATGCCTGGGTGGCCAATGTCGACTCCTGGGATGTCTGCGACGCCGCGGCCAACCAGCTCTTCCGCCGCTCGCCGCATGCCCTCAACCGGGCCCTGGCCTGGTCACGGGCTGAGCCGCAGTTCACGCGCCGCGCCGGCTTTGCCCTCATGGCCGGTCTGGCCCTGCAGTCGTCCCCCTTGCCCGATGACGCCTACGAGCCCTTTCTGGAGCGCATCCAGGCGGCGGCCACCGATCGACGCAACATGGTGAATAAGGCCGTGAACTGGGCCCTGCGGCAGATCGGCAAACGCAACCCCGCCCTCAACGCCCGGGCCATCGCCGTCGCCGAGGACCTGGCGGCAATGAACAGCCCCACCGCCCGGTGGATCGCCGCCGACGCCTTAAAGGAACTGCGCAGCGAAAAGGTGCAGGAGCGGCTGCAGGATAACGGAGGACACCCATGACCACCCCCACCCGCTGCTGGGGCGACGGCGACCCCCTCATGGAGGCCTACCACGAC
This genomic interval carries:
- a CDS encoding DNA alkylation repair protein, encoding MTATEIIKQLEALGSAENLAGMARYGISTARSFGVKAADIKALSRRYKGDQALALTLWASGYRDARILATYIADPQAFTPKQMDAWVANVDSWDVCDAAANQLFRRSPHALNRALAWSRAEPQFTRRAGFALMAGLALQSSPLPDDAYEPFLERIQAAATDRRNMVNKAVNWALRQIGKRNPALNARAIAVAEDLAAMNSPTARWIAADALKELRSEKVQERLQDNGGHP